A genomic region of Porticoccaceae bacterium LTM1 contains the following coding sequences:
- a CDS encoding FecR domain-containing protein: MNTSTEKRKQHRSIDEAAEWLVLLQDDDVCTETKEAFAEWLLSSRNHVRDYLKLAMLSEDIASLDASILSAEELKAVLAEKAEVADIVKLFDRPASIPATSQNGKVNSKKQKAWSSGYKLFAAAAAMVMAVGVGLFWPAADPVIIYQTALGEQSSMALDDGSLLVMNTQTEIQVDMDQEHRNLYLNSGEAFFDVAKDPTRAFRVIVDGAVIEALGTSFNVRHFSNYTEATLLEGAISVSAKPGVEPIIVGISERVRINHETGSVDVSLVSPDAILAWQNRKLIFDGELLSDAISEFNRYNKRKVTILDAVLASKKVSGVFNADDPESFTLFLEAAGIARVNVSASGIVLTSVKK, from the coding sequence ATGAATACAAGCACAGAAAAGCGTAAGCAACATCGTTCCATAGATGAGGCAGCAGAATGGTTGGTTCTGCTGCAGGATGATGATGTTTGCACTGAAACCAAAGAAGCATTTGCCGAGTGGCTGCTAAGCTCCCGGAATCATGTCCGGGATTATTTGAAACTCGCCATGCTGAGTGAAGATATCGCCTCTTTGGATGCCTCCATTCTGTCAGCAGAAGAGCTTAAAGCGGTATTGGCTGAGAAAGCTGAAGTGGCCGACATTGTTAAATTGTTTGATAGACCAGCATCAATACCAGCGACCAGTCAAAATGGCAAAGTAAATTCCAAAAAGCAAAAAGCATGGTCGTCAGGTTATAAGTTGTTTGCGGCTGCTGCAGCAATGGTGATGGCTGTAGGGGTTGGACTGTTTTGGCCGGCAGCTGATCCGGTGATAATTTACCAGACAGCTTTAGGTGAACAGTCGTCAATGGCCCTTGATGATGGATCACTGCTGGTAATGAATACCCAGACCGAAATTCAGGTGGATATGGATCAAGAACATCGTAATCTTTACCTGAACTCGGGAGAGGCATTTTTCGATGTGGCTAAAGACCCGACCCGGGCATTTCGCGTGATAGTCGACGGGGCTGTTATTGAAGCGCTTGGAACATCCTTCAATGTCAGGCATTTTTCAAACTATACCGAGGCAACCTTGCTCGAAGGTGCTATCTCGGTAAGTGCCAAGCCTGGAGTTGAGCCGATCATAGTTGGCATTTCAGAACGAGTCCGGATAAATCATGAGACGGGATCTGTCGATGTTTCATTGGTGTCTCCAGATGCCATTCTTGCCTGGCAGAACAGAAAGCTGATTTTTGATGGCGAGTTACTGAGTGATGCCATCAGTGAGTTCAATCGCTATAACAAAAGGAAGGTAACTATTCTGGATGCAGTATTGGCCTCCAAAAAAGTCAGTGGTGTGTTTAATGCGGATGACCCTGAGTCTTTTACTTTGTTTTTAGAGGCGGCTGGTATTGCAAGAGTCAATGTAAGCGCGTCTGGTATTGTTCTTACGTCAGTTAAGAAATAG
- a CDS encoding acetolactate synthase 3 large subunit: protein MERLSGGEIITRALRDSGVKQVWGYPGGAALHIYDALFQQQDIEHILVRHEQAAVHAADGFARATGEVGTVLVTSGPGATNTITGIATAYMDSIPLVIISAQVVQEKIGEDAFQETDMIGVSRPVVKHSFLVKRPEDLAATIAKAYHIAKSGRPGPVVVDVPKDVTRPDYKISYEYPNEVNIRSYQPRDKGHPRQIKKAMALIASAKKPIIYAGGGVVLSEAHKELTELAHLVKCPVTLTLMGLGAFPGNDPQFLGMLGMHGTVEANMAMHEADLILAVGARFDDRVTNGCDKFCPNARIIHIDIDPTSISKTIDADVPIVGDCKLVLEEIVNRVKIDLDESNTEGRKLDQKAIDAWWQQINQWREKYGIYHESRYLPSESESIKPQDVIKALSKVTSGDAYVCSDVGQHQMFTAQYYLFNQPRRWINSGGLGTMGFGLPSSMGVKMAYPDQDVAVVTGEGSIQMCIQELSTCTQYNLPVKIINLNNQALGMVKQWQDMQYAGRHSSSTYENSLPDFCKLAEAYGHVGIRITRFEDLEAGLREAFAMKDRLVFVDIQVDRNEHVYPMQIAGGAMCDMKISKTERI from the coding sequence GTGGAACGCTTATCTGGCGGTGAGATTATTACCCGGGCTCTGAGAGACTCAGGTGTAAAACAGGTATGGGGGTATCCCGGTGGGGCAGCCCTTCATATTTACGATGCCCTCTTTCAGCAGCAGGATATAGAACATATTCTGGTACGTCATGAGCAGGCAGCTGTTCACGCCGCAGATGGTTTTGCCAGGGCAACGGGTGAAGTGGGTACCGTTCTGGTGACCTCAGGCCCGGGGGCAACCAATACCATTACTGGTATTGCTACTGCCTATATGGATTCAATTCCCCTGGTGATTATTTCTGCGCAAGTAGTGCAGGAAAAGATTGGCGAAGACGCGTTTCAGGAAACCGATATGATCGGTGTCTCCCGACCGGTGGTAAAACACAGCTTTCTGGTAAAGCGTCCAGAGGATCTGGCGGCAACTATTGCCAAGGCTTACCACATTGCCAAAAGTGGCAGGCCCGGACCGGTTGTTGTGGACGTGCCCAAAGACGTAACCCGCCCGGATTATAAAATCAGCTACGAATACCCCAACGAGGTGAATATTCGTTCCTATCAGCCTCGCGATAAAGGCCACCCTCGCCAGATCAAAAAGGCAATGGCGCTGATCGCTTCAGCGAAAAAGCCCATTATTTACGCAGGTGGTGGTGTGGTTCTTTCAGAGGCCCATAAAGAGCTGACTGAACTGGCGCATCTGGTGAAGTGCCCGGTAACCCTGACTCTGATGGGGTTGGGGGCATTCCCCGGTAATGATCCCCAATTCCTGGGGATGCTCGGTATGCACGGTACGGTAGAGGCCAACATGGCCATGCACGAGGCGGACCTGATTCTGGCAGTTGGCGCCCGTTTTGATGACCGGGTAACCAATGGTTGTGACAAGTTCTGCCCCAATGCGCGCATTATTCATATCGATATTGATCCGACGTCAATTTCCAAAACCATTGATGCCGATGTTCCCATCGTGGGCGACTGCAAACTGGTTCTGGAAGAAATTGTTAACCGTGTGAAAATCGACCTGGATGAATCCAATACCGAAGGTCGCAAGCTGGATCAAAAAGCCATTGATGCCTGGTGGCAACAAATTAATCAGTGGCGGGAAAAATACGGTATTTACCATGAGTCCCGTTACCTGCCCAGCGAAAGTGAATCCATCAAACCGCAGGATGTAATCAAGGCGCTCAGCAAAGTAACCAGCGGTGATGCCTATGTCTGTTCCGATGTTGGCCAGCACCAGATGTTTACCGCCCAATATTACCTGTTCAATCAGCCGCGCCGTTGGATCAACTCCGGTGGGCTCGGCACCATGGGCTTTGGTTTGCCGTCGTCCATGGGGGTGAAAATGGCGTATCCCGATCAGGATGTGGCCGTGGTAACAGGCGAGGGCAGTATCCAGATGTGTATCCAGGAGCTGTCCACCTGTACCCAATACAATCTGCCGGTAAAAATTATCAACCTCAACAACCAGGCATTGGGAATGGTGAAGCAGTGGCAAGACATGCAATACGCCGGTCGCCATTCCAGCAGTACTTACGAAAACTCACTGCCAGACTTTTGCAAACTGGCCGAAGCATACGGTCATGTGGGAATTCGAATCACCCGATTTGAAGATCTGGAAGCAGGGCTGCGAGAAGCCTTTGCCATGAAAGATCGCCTGGTATTTGTCGATATTCAGGTGGACCGCAACGAACACGTTTACCCCATGCAGATCGCTGGCGGTGCCATGTGCGATATGAAAATCAGTAAAACGGAGAGAATCTGA
- a CDS encoding TonB-dependent receptor, which yields MKLFYKRSALTLAILASSANLAAMADDDRQVNFSVKAQPLVSAIKEFSKQSGIQIGYDSDLSVGLSSLGVNDSISIEKGLESLLKGTGLTYEFINDATVILKTVVNPDENDEGERQPKVVEEVVVTGSRIRSNAQPTSYLKVVHREDFEKLGLASAEDIVRYLPQNFSAVNSGTTSTGQGNNTTPIGTLGQSAANLRGLGSSATLVLVNGRRIAGSPNYEGDGTINLSTIPSAAIERVEILLEGASAIYGSDALGGVINFILRKNWTGSETTVRYENSAHDGDIRSINQVLGTTWETGNATLTLGYKESDSVNGHKAGYNSSDYSSKGGSDFRTYPISPTSGRPAYYLPSRNGYAVFLGALPQGYTGSDWTIDDLSFDNLDVYDSVAVRGVNGTSISKDKTVTLNFEQELAGTFVAFGDFLYSDKTNKTTSNIKATPFFGPEMGADNPHNNLGIPVTVDYLFGDEPLPAMDNHVDLDRFNANLGVRFDLSDSWRMSVVASYGTERNRSYSTELGGAAYLSALAGFQVDEEGELILDGSGDPIPVPAINYFTGEHDEGLDWSSFVVPRFSNGETTSKNESLEFSADGDLFSIAGGEVKLAVGGQLRTESYDLSDNGFAKLVNNLDGVDPLLERDVQAAFFEASIPAISEQNSLPGIQALVFTVAGRWEEYTMEHQFNGPDSPKEEKVFNEFSPKIGFMWQPIDEVRVRASWAESFRAPSLLALAEPPTFWGNFEYEDIDHPDFPGETVTYNVDQYRAGNPNLLPETATTISAGVEWMPTFLEGLTISATYTEIDWEDKIETLRYSDVRLASNTELYPDIYIRGEDGYLVELYQRAVNLSQSTTEVVDLNTRYDFDTNLGAFYVGLAAVYTLDASNTILEGEAPTELVATDFGPDELVLRAEMGWNAGGFGLNLLASYSSSYDYTDFGRRELTGQPFDPVEHYSTIDLTGFYNADNNWQIKAGVRNLFNNQYPFVNSFRSPYDPQRVDTRGRIIYMDVRKSFDF from the coding sequence ATGAAATTGTTTTACAAAAGATCTGCTTTAACGTTGGCGATTCTGGCGTCAAGTGCCAATTTGGCAGCCATGGCTGATGATGACAGGCAAGTTAATTTCAGTGTTAAAGCTCAACCTTTGGTTTCAGCAATAAAAGAATTTTCCAAGCAGTCCGGTATCCAGATTGGGTATGATTCCGATCTGTCAGTTGGGTTGAGTTCTCTCGGTGTTAATGATTCCATCAGTATAGAAAAAGGGCTTGAGAGCCTCCTTAAAGGAACCGGCCTTACTTATGAGTTTATAAATGATGCAACTGTAATCCTGAAAACAGTTGTAAATCCTGATGAAAATGACGAAGGGGAAAGGCAACCAAAAGTAGTAGAAGAGGTTGTAGTTACCGGATCAAGAATTCGCAGCAATGCTCAACCCACTTCTTACCTGAAAGTGGTTCACCGGGAAGATTTTGAAAAGCTGGGCTTGGCGAGTGCGGAGGATATCGTACGCTACTTGCCCCAGAACTTTTCCGCCGTAAACTCTGGCACTACAAGTACTGGTCAGGGAAACAATACGACTCCTATTGGAACTCTCGGACAATCTGCGGCCAACCTTCGTGGGTTGGGAAGCAGTGCAACATTGGTGCTGGTGAATGGTCGCCGTATTGCCGGTTCTCCTAACTATGAGGGCGACGGCACAATCAACCTTTCAACGATTCCCTCTGCGGCCATTGAACGTGTTGAAATCCTTCTGGAGGGTGCATCTGCTATATACGGTTCTGACGCGCTGGGTGGTGTAATCAACTTTATCCTGCGCAAGAACTGGACGGGTTCAGAAACCACAGTTCGCTATGAAAACAGTGCTCACGATGGTGATATCCGCTCGATTAATCAGGTGTTGGGTACAACCTGGGAGACTGGTAATGCGACACTGACTCTTGGTTATAAAGAGAGTGATTCGGTAAATGGCCACAAAGCGGGTTACAACTCTTCTGACTACTCATCGAAAGGTGGTAGTGATTTTAGAACCTATCCTATTAGTCCAACCTCTGGTCGTCCCGCCTATTATTTGCCTTCCCGAAACGGATATGCTGTTTTTTTAGGTGCGCTGCCTCAAGGTTATACTGGTTCCGATTGGACGATAGATGATTTGAGTTTTGATAATCTCGATGTCTACGACAGCGTTGCCGTTAGGGGTGTCAATGGCACCTCAATCAGTAAAGACAAAACGGTAACGCTAAACTTCGAGCAAGAATTGGCAGGTACTTTTGTTGCTTTTGGTGACTTTCTATACAGCGATAAAACAAATAAAACCACTAGTAATATCAAGGCAACACCTTTTTTTGGTCCAGAAATGGGCGCAGATAATCCGCACAATAATCTCGGAATCCCTGTCACGGTAGACTATCTGTTTGGCGATGAACCTCTGCCGGCCATGGATAACCATGTAGATCTAGATCGTTTTAACGCCAATTTGGGTGTGAGATTTGACCTGTCTGATAGTTGGCGAATGTCAGTGGTTGCATCCTATGGTACCGAGCGGAATCGTTCCTACTCGACCGAGCTGGGTGGCGCAGCATACCTGTCTGCACTGGCTGGATTTCAGGTGGATGAAGAAGGTGAGCTGATATTGGATGGCAGTGGAGACCCAATACCTGTACCAGCAATTAACTATTTTACTGGTGAACATGATGAAGGGTTGGATTGGAGCAGTTTTGTAGTTCCGAGATTTTCAAATGGCGAAACTACCAGTAAGAATGAGTCTCTTGAATTCAGTGCCGATGGTGATTTGTTCTCTATCGCCGGGGGCGAAGTAAAACTAGCAGTAGGTGGGCAACTGCGTACCGAGTCTTACGACTTGAGTGATAACGGATTTGCCAAATTAGTGAACAACCTTGATGGTGTAGATCCACTTTTGGAGCGTGATGTACAGGCAGCATTTTTTGAAGCCAGTATCCCTGCCATCAGTGAGCAAAATTCTTTACCGGGTATCCAGGCACTGGTCTTTACTGTGGCAGGGCGCTGGGAAGAGTACACCATGGAACACCAGTTCAATGGACCGGACTCACCCAAAGAAGAAAAGGTATTTAACGAATTCAGTCCTAAAATCGGCTTTATGTGGCAACCCATAGATGAAGTGCGTGTCCGAGCCAGCTGGGCCGAATCGTTCCGGGCACCTTCGCTACTTGCTTTGGCGGAGCCGCCCACATTTTGGGGAAATTTCGAATACGAAGATATTGATCACCCGGACTTTCCCGGGGAAACAGTTACTTACAATGTGGATCAATATCGTGCCGGTAACCCCAATCTTTTGCCTGAGACCGCAACCACAATATCTGCGGGCGTTGAGTGGATGCCGACGTTTCTTGAGGGTTTGACGATTTCGGCTACCTATACCGAAATTGACTGGGAAGACAAGATCGAAACCCTTCGCTACAGCGATGTTCGCCTTGCATCCAATACTGAGCTTTATCCCGATATTTATATTAGGGGCGAAGACGGTTACCTCGTGGAACTGTATCAGCGCGCAGTCAATCTCTCGCAAAGTACAACCGAAGTGGTCGATCTCAATACGCGGTACGATTTCGATACCAACCTTGGTGCGTTCTATGTTGGTTTGGCAGCGGTTTATACGCTGGATGCCAGCAATACTATTTTGGAAGGAGAAGCCCCAACTGAATTGGTAGCAACAGATTTTGGCCCTGATGAACTGGTATTGCGTGCCGAGATGGGTTGGAACGCAGGGGGCTTCGGTCTCAATCTGCTGGCCAGTTATTCCAGCAGTTATGACTATACAGACTTTGGTCGTAGAGAGCTGACAGGTCAACCTTTTGATCCTGTAGAACACTATTCAACCATTGATCTGACAGGTTTCTACAATGCGGATAATAATTGGCAAATAAAAGCAGGTGTTCGAAACCTGTTTAACAATCAGTATCCTTTCGTAAATAGCTTTCGATCACCTTATGACCCCCAGCGGGTAGATACTCGTGGACGTATCATTTACATGGATGTCAGAAAATCATTTGATTTCTGA
- the ilvN gene encoding acetolactate synthase small subunit codes for MRRILSLTMENEPGALSRIVGLFSQRWYNIDSMTVAATDDPTLSKLTITTHGDDKVIEQITKQLNKLVDVLKVVDLTESKHIERELMLIKVNAVGSRRDEVARCVEIFRGQIVDVSPTSYTVQISGDTAKVEAFIAAMSELGIIDMSRSGVVGIQRG; via the coding sequence ATGCGCCGAATCCTTTCATTGACTATGGAAAATGAGCCTGGCGCACTGTCTCGCATTGTGGGGCTGTTTTCCCAGCGCTGGTATAACATCGACAGTATGACGGTAGCGGCAACCGATGACCCGACCCTGTCCAAGCTGACCATCACCACACACGGTGACGATAAAGTGATTGAGCAGATCACCAAGCAGCTGAACAAACTGGTAGATGTTTTAAAGGTGGTGGATCTCACTGAGAGCAAACACATTGAGCGGGAGTTGATGCTCATAAAAGTGAACGCCGTAGGCTCCAGACGTGATGAAGTTGCGCGCTGTGTCGAAATCTTCCGTGGCCAGATTGTGGATGTGTCACCCACCAGTTACACCGTGCAGATCAGCGGCGATACCGCAAAAGTGGAAGCCTTTATTGCCGCAATGAGTGAGCTGGGAATTATTGATATGTCTCGTTCGGGAGTTGTGGGAATTCAGAGGGGCTAA
- a CDS encoding RNA polymerase sigma factor gives MPLYTSDTYYSGWYWLIVKPSPKSLIGRLFAEHRGRLQQYLRRRLSNDADAQELAQEAYLRLLRVKKVDLIRHPEAYLYRIARNLVHELYSGPPRIDGKAFDEFAEEEESVLQVPSPEEQTDKVRRLERIEKLLGDLKPKCRAVLILYWRDGLTQQEIAEELGISRSMAQKYMAQGLAYCQKQLDDIND, from the coding sequence ATGCCACTCTATACTAGTGATACGTATTATTCCGGGTGGTACTGGTTGATTGTGAAACCTTCTCCAAAGTCGCTAATTGGTAGGCTTTTCGCCGAACATCGCGGCCGTTTGCAGCAGTATTTGCGTAGACGGTTGTCTAACGATGCTGATGCCCAGGAGCTGGCACAGGAGGCCTACTTGCGCCTATTGAGAGTAAAAAAGGTGGATTTGATCCGGCATCCTGAGGCCTATCTTTATCGAATTGCTCGAAATCTGGTCCATGAGCTCTATAGCGGCCCACCGAGAATTGACGGAAAAGCCTTCGACGAATTTGCAGAAGAGGAAGAGTCTGTACTCCAGGTGCCATCCCCCGAAGAGCAAACCGATAAAGTACGCCGTCTGGAACGTATAGAAAAGCTGCTGGGTGATCTCAAGCCCAAATGCCGGGCAGTGTTGATTCTGTACTGGCGTGACGGGTTAACCCAACAGGAAATTGCTGAAGAGCTGGGAATTTCCCGGTCCATGGCACAAAAGTATATGGCGCAAGGACTGGCTTATTGCCAGAAGCAGTTGGATGACATCAATGATTGA
- the cmoA gene encoding carboxy-S-adenosyl-L-methionine synthase CmoA — MSDLTTDKVFASPLAEIAGFKFDDRVAAVFPDMIKRSVPGYESIIGMIGTLAERYVQPGTQCFDLGSSLGAATLAMRHHIKHPDCKIIAVDNSQAMLDRSQAIINADSSTIPVELTLGNIQDIDISNASMVVLNFTLQFIPLSDRKMILKNICDGLKPGGVLVLSEKVVFDDEPHDELMIDLHHAFKKANGYSDLEVSQKRTALENVLIPETLQNHRDRLKKVGFSSVDVWFQCFNFASMIAIK; from the coding sequence ATGAGCGACTTAACTACCGACAAAGTATTTGCCAGCCCGCTGGCTGAAATCGCCGGATTTAAATTTGACGATCGTGTAGCTGCTGTATTTCCCGACATGATCAAACGTTCTGTGCCTGGGTATGAATCCATTATCGGAATGATCGGAACCCTGGCAGAACGCTACGTGCAACCCGGCACCCAATGTTTCGACCTCGGTAGCTCGCTGGGTGCCGCCACACTGGCAATGCGTCACCATATCAAGCACCCGGACTGCAAAATTATTGCCGTTGATAATTCCCAGGCCATGCTGGATCGCAGTCAGGCCATTATTAATGCCGATAGCAGCACTATTCCGGTGGAATTAACCCTGGGTAACATTCAGGACATCGACATCTCCAATGCCTCTATGGTGGTACTGAATTTCACGTTGCAATTTATTCCGTTGAGCGATCGCAAGATGATATTGAAAAATATCTGCGACGGCTTAAAGCCAGGCGGTGTTCTGGTGCTGTCAGAAAAAGTGGTATTCGACGACGAACCCCACGATGAGCTGATGATTGATTTGCACCACGCCTTCAAAAAAGCCAATGGCTACAGTGACCTGGAAGTAAGCCAAAAGCGTACTGCGCTGGAAAATGTATTGATTCCGGAAACACTGCAAAATCATCGTGATCGATTGAAAAAGGTCGGTTTTTCCAGTGTTGATGTGTGGTTCCAGTGTTTTAATTTTGCCTCGATGATTGCGATTAAGTAA
- a CDS encoding insulinase family protein, whose amino-acid sequence MSQQSHPAFEFIRSEPVESLNLTVEEYRHIKTGAQHIHLSSDKKENVFLVALRTVPKDSTGVAHILEHTALCGSEKYPVRDPFFMMIRRSLNTFMNAFTSSDWTAYPFASQNKKDFNNLLDVYLDAVFFSRLDELDFAQEGHRVEFEEPTNPESPLVYKGVVFNEMKGAMSSVPSTLWQAMCKYLYPTTTYHYNSGGEPECIPDLTYQQLRDFYKTHYHPSNAIFMTFGDIPAVEHQQKFEDQALNRFEKLDEYISVPDEKRYLSPVRVEEAYALTEEGSTDNKTHIVMGWLLGKATDLEASMKAHLLCSVLLDNSASPLQKALETSELGTAPSPLCGLDDSQYELCFVCGLEGSEVENADAVEQMILDVMKDVSENGVPYDQVSASLHQLELQQREIGGDSYPYGLQLILTSLTSATHRGDPIALLNLDPVLNKLRDNIKDPEFIKGLARDLLLENRHRVRLTMRPDQQLAELKDAAEATRLAAIKNELSDEDKQRIVERAAALTARQQQKDDESILPKVGREDIPHEMAYIAATEKNDLQTSYAAGTNGLVYQQIIMPLPNLSDDELDLLPVYANCLTELGCGELDYLQNQMRQSQLCGAINAYATARSTPDNVQQLSGYLTLSAKGLGSNQQAMTELMHDTLNNVRFDELSRIRELVSQSRARREMGVTGSGHQLAMTAAASGVGPGALLAHRWGGLKGIQLIKQLDNAIKDKAELEKLSEKLKGIHQKVLAAPRKLLLVADEDKLADYQQSFAKIAGSNSADSFDNFSRLPVNEKRHQCWTTSTQVNFCAKAYPTVPMDHPDSAALTVLGGFLRNGYLHRTIREQGGAYGGGAGQDNHIGAFRFFSYRDPRIEGTLADFDAALEWLHTEAHEESRLEEAVLGVISSIDKPGSPAGEAKQTYHAELYGRTREKREKFRNRVLEVTIDDLKRVAKTYLTEDKASIAIITNPDKAAKLDELKLERIAL is encoded by the coding sequence ATGAGTCAACAGTCACACCCTGCTTTCGAATTTATCCGCAGTGAGCCCGTTGAATCACTAAACCTGACTGTTGAAGAGTATCGCCATATAAAAACCGGCGCCCAACACATTCACCTTTCCAGCGACAAGAAAGAGAATGTTTTTCTGGTAGCCCTGCGCACAGTGCCCAAAGATTCTACCGGCGTCGCCCATATTCTTGAGCACACCGCTCTATGCGGTAGTGAAAAATACCCGGTGCGCGATCCGTTCTTTATGATGATTCGCCGCTCCCTGAATACCTTTATGAACGCCTTCACCAGTTCCGACTGGACCGCTTACCCGTTCGCCAGCCAGAACAAGAAAGACTTCAACAACCTGCTGGATGTATATCTGGATGCGGTATTTTTCTCCCGCCTGGACGAACTGGATTTTGCCCAGGAAGGCCACCGCGTGGAGTTTGAAGAGCCGACCAACCCTGAGTCACCGCTGGTGTACAAAGGTGTGGTATTTAACGAAATGAAAGGTGCAATGAGTTCGGTGCCTTCTACTCTCTGGCAGGCCATGTGCAAGTACCTCTACCCCACCACCACCTACCACTACAACAGTGGCGGTGAGCCGGAGTGTATTCCCGACCTGACGTACCAACAGCTGCGGGACTTTTACAAAACCCACTACCACCCGTCCAACGCCATCTTTATGACCTTTGGTGATATTCCGGCGGTAGAGCATCAGCAGAAGTTTGAAGATCAGGCACTGAACCGTTTTGAAAAGCTGGACGAGTATATTTCCGTACCGGATGAAAAACGCTACCTGTCACCGGTTCGCGTTGAAGAAGCCTACGCCCTGACCGAAGAAGGCAGCACCGACAACAAAACCCATATCGTGATGGGCTGGCTGCTGGGCAAGGCAACCGACCTTGAAGCGAGTATGAAAGCACACCTGCTGTGCAGCGTGCTGCTGGACAACAGTGCGTCACCACTGCAAAAAGCCCTGGAAACCAGCGAGCTTGGCACTGCGCCATCACCGCTGTGCGGGCTGGATGATTCCCAATACGAGCTCTGTTTTGTCTGCGGCCTGGAAGGCAGCGAAGTCGAAAACGCCGACGCCGTCGAGCAAATGATTCTCGATGTAATGAAAGACGTCAGCGAAAACGGCGTGCCCTACGATCAAGTCTCCGCCTCCCTGCACCAGCTGGAATTACAGCAGCGCGAAATTGGCGGTGACAGCTACCCTTACGGCCTGCAGTTGATTCTGACTTCGCTGACCAGCGCAACTCACCGCGGCGACCCGATTGCCCTGCTCAATCTGGACCCGGTTTTGAACAAATTGCGTGACAACATCAAGGATCCGGAATTTATCAAAGGCCTGGCGCGCGATCTGCTGCTTGAAAACCGCCACCGCGTGCGCCTGACCATGCGCCCTGACCAGCAGCTGGCAGAGCTTAAAGACGCAGCCGAGGCAACACGCCTTGCAGCAATTAAAAATGAGCTGAGCGACGAAGATAAACAGCGTATCGTTGAACGCGCTGCTGCTCTCACCGCTCGCCAACAGCAGAAAGATGACGAATCCATTCTGCCGAAAGTGGGACGTGAAGATATTCCTCACGAAATGGCTTACATTGCCGCCACCGAAAAGAATGACCTGCAAACCAGCTACGCGGCTGGCACCAATGGTTTGGTCTACCAGCAAATTATCATGCCACTGCCGAACCTGAGCGACGACGAGCTGGATCTGTTGCCGGTGTACGCCAACTGCCTGACTGAACTGGGTTGCGGCGAACTGGACTATCTGCAAAACCAGATGCGCCAGTCACAACTGTGCGGAGCCATCAATGCATACGCCACTGCCCGCAGCACCCCGGACAATGTGCAACAACTGAGTGGCTACCTGACCTTGAGCGCCAAAGGCCTTGGTAGCAACCAGCAAGCAATGACCGAACTGATGCACGACACCCTGAACAACGTACGCTTTGATGAGCTGTCGCGTATTCGCGAGCTGGTCTCCCAAAGCCGCGCCCGTCGTGAAATGGGCGTTACCGGTAGCGGCCACCAACTGGCTATGACGGCAGCGGCAAGCGGCGTAGGTCCCGGCGCACTACTTGCTCACCGCTGGGGTGGCTTGAAAGGTATTCAGCTGATCAAACAACTGGATAACGCTATCAAGGATAAAGCCGAACTGGAAAAGCTGTCTGAAAAACTCAAAGGTATTCACCAGAAAGTTCTCGCCGCACCTCGCAAGTTATTGCTGGTCGCAGACGAAGACAAACTGGCCGATTACCAGCAATCCTTCGCTAAAATCGCCGGCAGTAACTCTGCAGACAGTTTCGATAACTTCTCCCGCCTGCCAGTCAACGAGAAGCGCCATCAGTGCTGGACCACCAGTACCCAGGTGAATTTCTGCGCCAAGGCCTATCCGACTGTACCAATGGATCACCCGGATTCTGCCGCACTGACCGTGTTGGGTGGATTCCTGCGCAACGGTTATCTGCACCGTACCATTCGCGAGCAGGGCGGCGCCTATGGCGGCGGTGCCGGCCAGGACAACCACATTGGTGCCTTCCGTTTCTTCTCTTACCGCGACCCGCGCATTGAAGGTACCTTGGCAGATTTCGATGCCGCTCTTGAGTGGCTGCACACTGAAGCGCACGAAGAGAGCCGACTGGAAGAAGCAGTACTGGGCGTTATATCAAGTATCGATAAACCTGGCTCCCCTGCCGGCGAGGCCAAGCAGACTTATCACGCTGAGCTTTATGGTCGCACTCGTGAAAAACGCGAGAAATTCCGCAACAGGGTGCTGGAAGTAACCATCGATGATCTCAAGCGCGTGGCAAAAACGTATCTGACCGAAGATAAAGCCAGCATTGCGATTATCACCAATCCCGATAAAGCGGCGAAGCTGGATGAGTTGAAGCTGGAGCGAATTGCGCTGTAG
- a CDS encoding thioesterase family protein, producing MDTTIITPRFSETDILGHISNTTLPVWFETGRDGFFRRVHPAMTTHDWPLILARIELDLKAQIHLGNDVIIRTGLEKIGNSSVVVYQEAWQNDILAACAKTVMVYFDYQEQCSKPLPSEVRERLAEMLIEPN from the coding sequence ATGGACACAACCATTATCACACCAAGATTTTCTGAAACAGACATCTTGGGTCATATCAGCAATACCACCCTGCCCGTCTGGTTCGAAACGGGTCGAGATGGCTTTTTTCGCCGCGTACACCCGGCGATGACCACGCATGATTGGCCACTGATTCTGGCGCGCATTGAGCTGGATTTGAAAGCGCAAATTCATCTTGGAAATGATGTCATTATCAGGACCGGACTGGAAAAAATCGGTAACAGCTCCGTGGTTGTATACCAGGAGGCCTGGCAGAACGATATTCTGGCAGCCTGCGCGAAAACCGTAATGGTCTATTTTGATTATCAGGAACAGTGCTCCAAGCCTCTGCCAAGTGAAGTACGCGAGCGTTTGGCCGAGATGCTGATAGAACCAAATTGA